The following coding sequences are from one Rutidosis leptorrhynchoides isolate AG116_Rl617_1_P2 chromosome 11, CSIRO_AGI_Rlap_v1, whole genome shotgun sequence window:
- the LOC139877908 gene encoding uncharacterized protein has translation MEMQIKDGTSLSPVVKATIRLGSEAHTIEGCNGILSEQLIFLKVESMSILKEYITKHNVPNDVPDEISSEDEGEIPVVKSKKTRI, from the coding sequence ATGGAGATGCAGATTAAAGATGGTACAAGTTTGAGTCCAGTGGTTAAAGCAACAATTCGTCTTGGATCAGAAGCACACACTATTGAAGGTTGCAATGGAATTTTATCAGAACAATTGATCTTTCTAAAAGTCGAAAGTATGAGTATATTGAAGGAATACATTACGAAACATAACGTACCAAATGACGTCCCAGATGAAATATCGTCTGAAGACGAGGGTGAGATACCCGTTGTCAAGTCAAAGAAGACTAGGATATAA